A genomic region of Cotesia glomerata isolate CgM1 linkage group LG9, MPM_Cglom_v2.3, whole genome shotgun sequence contains the following coding sequences:
- the LOC123272080 gene encoding disintegrin and metalloproteinase domain-containing protein 7-like isoform X2, whose translation MFALKFIFIWLLVNKLSLVYSAETKFESSECAGQKIRGADCERGKIRFSSRRRRSTTDGLSAIVKAYGKEIGLSLTEREGAFFGSATPVYRLFRAAGVTYRVDGNNNMSSYANVRIFEDINHSASVTVTVHPDGNEYIKEGYIGSANLYFMWDPQNQIYNFHLFKDQTNDQYYTVNHKSPKARTYNWPTYLYNPYSNYDQLVLQETTIPEIIYPEILVVVDYEMLIDIHEDHVLMYMIHRWNLVDIVYRGLRSPTIKFSIAGIILPMSPDSLQYFSDGSYYINNRKKINMNSSLDFFKKWLFLHNHIIPINSYDLAITMLSKRPEPNYHQRWSLNPQRGAAYSGSACETDFYRREVVKVGIVMDAGVYVDIIAAAHEVAHLLGANHDNGICNGPPNYIMEGVIKHSTRVLEWSQCSVEGFQNFLRKNPTCLYNKPKL comes from the exons ATGTTCGcgcttaaatttatttttatttggctGCTGGTCAATAAATTGTCGTTAGTTTATTCCGctgaa acAAAATTCGAGAGCTCAGAATGTGCCGGGCAGAAAATAAGag GCGCAGATTGTGAAAGAGGTAAAATTAGATTTTCGTCGCGGCGTAGGCGATCTACAACTGATGGGCTTTCAGCGATCGTCAAAGCTTATGGAAAAGAAATCGGTTTATCGTTGACAGAAAGAGAAGGTGCCTTTTTCGGTTCAGCTACGCCAGTTTATAGGCTTTTTAGAGCTGCTGGTGTAACATACAGGGTAGATGGCAATAat aatatgAGTTCATACGCAAACGTAAGAATATTCGAAGATATCAATCACTCAGCATCAGTGACTGTCACCGTTCATCCTGATGGAAATGAATATATCAAG GAAGGATACATTGGTTCAGCAAACTTATACTTCATGTGGGACCCGCAGAACCAGATATATAATTTCCACCTATTCAAGGACCAAACTAATGATCAGTATTATACAGTGAATCACAAATCCCCAAAAGCACGTACTTACAACTGGCCCACGTATCTTTATAACC CGTATAGTAATTATGACCAGTTAGTGCTGCAAGAGACCACCATTCCGGAAATTATTTATCCGGAAATACTAGTCGTTGTCGATTATGAAATGTTGATCGACATTCATGAAGATCATGTATTGATGTACATGATACATCGATGGAATCTAGTTGATATAGTGTACCGCGGGTTACGCAGCCCTACCATCAAATTTAGCATCGCAGGAATCATTTTACCAatg AGTCCAGATTCACTGCAATATTTTTCTGATGGTTCATATTACATAAACAACAGAAAGAAAATCAACATGAACTCTTCActggattttttcaaaaaatggtTGTTTCTCCACAATCATATTATTCCAATCAACAGCTACGATCTGGCCATAACAATGTTATC AAAAAGACCGGAACCTAACTACCATCAACGATGGTCGTTAAATCCTCAACGTGGTGCAGCATACTCAGGCTCTGCCTGTGAAACCGATTTTTATCGCCGAGAAGTAGTCAAAGTCGGTATTGTAATGGATGCTGGAGTCTACGTTGATATAATTGCAGCAGCTCATGAAGTTGCCCATTT ACTTGGAGCTAATCATGATAATGGAATATGCAACGGTCCACCAAATTATATCATGGAAGGAGTGATCAAGCATTCAACGAGGGTGTTAGAATGGTCACAGTGTTCAGTTGaaggatttcaaaattttttgag aaaAAATCCAACATGTCTGTACAATAAACCGAAATTGTAA
- the LOC123271721 gene encoding uncharacterized protein LOC123271721 — translation MGSPASPVIAITAVDYVISKALERLDFEISVVAAYVDDDLFLIIPRDKVDRVVNVFNSINKDIQFTIEVEQDGKIPYLDVLVERTRSGELRTSWYQKPYSSGRVLNFKSNHPLSQKLGVAQGFFNRAIRLSHATMVAVSTDKVRHLLMNNNYLSSLLSKCEKITSNRISSNLRIDAGLRGWSFCKFPYIKGLSPRIGCLFRQTNCKLVFYNSCKIKDLYSPLKDPVDKWDKSCLVYRIPCTCGKSYIGQTKQKLRKRINQHINDCRPVNINKSNMTALADHHFESGHDFQFDAAQILDYEFHFLKRNISEMFFIKVFDCVNFRSDTQGLSSSYSDIISVAKRLMQ, via the coding sequence ATGGGTAGTCCAGCAAGCCCCGTGATTGCCATCACTGCAGTGGATTATGTGATATCAAAAGCCCTGGAGAGGTTAGATTTTGAGATTTCGGTTGTAGCAGCATATGTGGATGATGATCTTTTTCTCATTATACCAAGGGATAAAGTTGATAGGGTTGTAAATGTGttcaattcaattaataaagaCATCCAATTCACAATTGAAGTTGAACAAGATGGTAAAATTCCGTATTTGGATGTGTTGGTGGAAAGAACACGATCTGGGGAACTCAGAACTTCATGGTATCAGAAACCATATAGTTCGGGGAGAGTTCTGAACTTCAAATCAAATCATCCTCTGAGCCAGAAGTTAGGTGTAGCACAAGGTTTTTTTAACAGAGCCATACGTCTAAGTCATGCGACTATGGTGGCTGTAAGTACTGATAAAGTGAGACACTTGCTCATGAATAATAACTATCTGTCATCGCTTCTCAGTAAGTGTGAGAAAATTACTAGTAATAGAATTAGTAGTAATTTGAGGATTGATGCTGGTTTGAGAGGGTGGTCGTTCTGTAAGTTTCCCTATATCAAAGGTTTGTCACCCAGGATTGGATGCTTGTTCAGGCAGACGAATtgtaaattagttttttacaatTCGTGTAAAATCAAGGATCTCTATAGCCCTCTAAAGGATCCAGTTGATAAGTGGGATAAATCTTGCTTGGTGTATCGGATCCCTTGCACTTGTGGCAAATCATATATAGGACAAACGAAACAGAAACTTAGGAAGCGGATTAATCAACACATCAACGATTGCAGGCCTGTCAACATTAACAAGAGTAATATGACGGCATTGGCGGATCATCATTTTGAGAGTGGGCATGACTTTCAGTTTGACGCTGCTCAGATTTTAGACTATGAATTTCATTTTCTAAAACGTAACATCAGTGAGATGTTTTTCATCAAAGTGTTTGATTGTGTCAATTTTAGGTCTGATACCCAGGGATTAAGTTCATCATATAGTGATATCATATCAGTGGCTAAAAGATTGATGCAATAA
- the LOC123271720 gene encoding uncharacterized protein LOC123271720 produces MVNGVAKRLKFCKYGLFADDKSAYYHFNPSQLNDATHKLNSDAQAVADWAKEVGLELNLVKTKVMILRSNRKLKILKDCDLPQIIIDGNVIPYVSSIKHLGVHLSANLSWDLHVSHISRKVYGALNSLKYRKNILSTSTRKLLVVAMIIPIIDYCSLVLIDISKRLDYKLQRLINNGIRFIFNLKRDEHVTPHRRSLQWITVKSRRYYFLACFLYKLFSSGEPSFLRSLFVEESPNIRRSERVAARNNNITFKIPNFSTASYEHSFLISSIRLWRELPPDVINALSIVTFKTKAYKFFHDLELKESLIPGTIEEISSC; encoded by the coding sequence ATGGTTAATGGAGTGGCTAAACggttgaaattttgtaaatatggTCTCTTTGCTGACGATAAATCGGCTTATTACCATTTCAATCCGTCTCAATTAAATGACGCTAcgcataaattaaattctgatgCTCAAGCTGTTGCTGATTGGGCTAAGGAGGTTGGCCTCGAACTAAACCTTGTGAAGACAAAAGTAATGATCCTAAGGAGTAATAGGAAATTGAAGATTCTCAAGGACTGTGATCTTCCACAAATAATCATCGATGGTAATGTTATCCCATATGTCAGCTCAATTAAACATCTGGGTGTTCATTTATCAGCCAATCTCTCCTGGGATCTGCACGTTTCGCATATTTCTCGTAAAGTTTATGGTGCTCTAAATAGCCTCAAATATAGGAAGAATATTTTATCTACTTCAACTCGAAAATTACTGGTTGTTGCAATGATTATTCCTATCATTGACTACTGCTCTTTGGTCTTGATAGATATATCGAAAAGGCTAGATTATAAGCTACAGCGTCTAATAAACAATGGCataagatttattttcaatctgAAGCGTGATGAACATGTTACACCTCATAGACGCTCTTTACAGTGGATCACAGTTAAATCGAGGCGGTATTATTTCTTGGCTTGTTTTTTGTACAAACTCTTCAGCTCTGGTGAACCTAGTTTCCTCAGAAGCCTATTCGTCGAAGAGTCACCTAATATCAGACGTTCCGAGAGAGTAGCTGCCAGAAATAATAACATCACATTTAAAATTCCCAATTTTTCAACTGCTTCTTATGAACACTCATTTTTAATCTCTTCAATACGTCTTTGGCGTGAATTACCACCTGATGTCATCAATGCACTTAGTATTGTCACCTTCAAGACAAAAGCTTATAAATTCTTCCATGACCTTGAGCTCAAGGAGAGCCTAATACCTGGTACCATTGAGGAAATTTCAAGTTGTTAA
- the LOC123272080 gene encoding zinc metalloproteinase/disintegrin VMP-II-like isoform X1, whose product MFALKFIFIWLLVNKLSLVYSAETKFESSECAGQKIRDADCEKGEIRFSSRHKRSTTDKFSISLVAFGKEINLLLTEREGAFFSSAMPVYRLFRAADVTYRIDGNNDMDEFVNTKTFEEASHSASVTIEILPDGAGKIKGGFIGSESLLFIWNPQNQVYQFYKFNDGRTTEEYFLNENYLTSHADNSLEYLPYPYNYYQNLQKSRIPKIIYPKVLVVVDYQLLINIGEDKIMMYVLHRWNLIDMVYRGLRSPQFKFNIAGIVISTGPDSLKYLSDSSYYVNNVKNVDINASLNLFKRWLFHHNHIIPINSYDLGITMISKQTIPSYYSESGTISVNGEAFKGTACVTDYGRQEVLKVGVVSDAGIYMYIITAAHEVGHLFGADHDDDICTGPGNYIMAASSQHTNLHLEWSQCTIQAFKNFLRKNPTCMSDQPNIKIFTGNV is encoded by the exons ATGTTCGcgcttaaatttatttttatttggctGCTGGTCAATAAATTGTCGTTAGTTTATTCCGctgaa acAAAATTCGAGAGCTCAGAATGTGCCGGGCAGAAAATAAGag ATGCAGATTGTGAAAAAGGTGAAATTAGATTTTCATCGCGACATAAACGATCAACGactgataaattttcaatcagcCTCGTAGCTTTTGGAAAAGAAATCAATTTGTTGTTGACAGAAAGAGAAGGTGCATTTTTTAGTTCAGCTATGCCAGTTTACAGGCTTTTTAGAGCTGCTGATGTGACATACAGGATAGATGGCAATAAT GATATGGATGAATTTGTAAACACAAAAACATTCGAAGAAGCCTCTCACTCTGCATCGGTGACCATTGAAATTCTTCCCGATGGGGCTGGAAAAATTAAG gGAGGATTCATTGGTTCAGAAAGTTTACTGTTTATTTGGAACCCACAGAACCAGGtgtatcaattttataaattcaatgacGGAAGAACTACCGAAGAGTATTTTCTGAATGAAAATTACCTAACGTCTCACGCCGATAACTCGCTTGAGTATCTTCCTTATC cgtataattattatcagaaCTTGCAAAAGTCCCGGATTCCAAAAATTATCTATCCAAAAGTACTAGTGGTCGTCGATTATCAATTGTTGATCAATATTGGAgaagataaaataatgatgTACGTGCTGCACCGCTGGAATCTAATTGACATGGTCTACCGAGGCCTCCGCAGTCctcaattcaaatttaatatcgCGGGAATTGTTATATCaacg GGTCCGGATTCATTGAAATACTTGTCTGATAGTTCATATTACGTCAACAACGTGAAGAATGTGGACATAAACGCTTCACTGAATTTATTCAAGAGATGGTTGTTTCACCACAATCACATTATTCCCATTAACAGCTACGATCTGGGCATAACAATGATATc GAAACAAACAATACCTTCATATTATTCAGAATCAGGAACGATTAGTGTCAATGGTGAAGCGTTTAAAGGTACTGCCTGTGTAACTGATTACGGTCGCCAGGAAGTACTCAAAGTTGGCGTCGTGTCAGATGCTGGAATCTACATGTATATCATCACAGCAGCCCATGAAGTTGGTCACTT ATTTGGAGCTGATCATGATGATGATATATGTACTGGTCCAGGAAATTATATCATGGCAGCATCGTCACAGCATACGAATCTTCACCTCGAATGGTCACAATGTACAATACaagcattcaaaaattttctaag aAAAAACCCAACGTGTATGTCCGACCAACCGAACATCAAAATATTTACAGGAAATGTGTAA